The following proteins come from a genomic window of Bremerella cremea:
- the dusB gene encoding tRNA dihydrouridine synthase DusB, whose product MVVDPPILQAPMAGFTNYAFRQIVRGYGGAGLLATEMVNARGFHWLDENEAEFPDRLWGVEDEARPLAVQIWDNQPDVMAKVGRRLVEEFQVSVVDINFGCPVKQVTEKAHSGSYLLREPARMGQIISRLVEACAPTPVTAKIRLGCSDNTINANEIACVVEESGAAALTVHGRVAEQYFKGQADWERISEIKSYLKKIPLIGNGDLDSAEKVYRAFRDYNVDGVMIARACLGRPWLFAQAAAAIQGRPIPPEPTLTEQRDCMLEHYKLVVERFGEAKGTLLMRKFACCYAQAKPGARHFRKHVADVATKEEFFAVVDKYFPCEVPPEPVAS is encoded by the coding sequence ATGGTGGTCGATCCCCCAATTTTGCAAGCTCCGATGGCTGGTTTCACCAACTATGCCTTTCGGCAGATCGTGCGTGGGTATGGTGGAGCTGGGTTGTTAGCGACGGAGATGGTCAACGCTCGCGGCTTTCACTGGCTGGACGAAAACGAAGCCGAGTTTCCCGATCGTTTGTGGGGTGTCGAGGACGAAGCCCGCCCGCTGGCGGTTCAGATTTGGGACAATCAGCCCGATGTGATGGCCAAAGTGGGCCGTCGCTTGGTGGAAGAATTTCAGGTCAGCGTCGTCGATATCAACTTCGGCTGCCCGGTGAAGCAGGTGACCGAGAAAGCCCACAGCGGTTCGTATCTTCTGCGCGAACCAGCGCGGATGGGGCAGATCATTTCGCGTCTGGTGGAAGCCTGTGCCCCCACACCGGTGACGGCCAAGATTCGCCTGGGCTGTTCCGATAACACCATCAACGCCAACGAAATTGCCTGCGTGGTAGAAGAAAGCGGCGCCGCAGCCCTGACGGTGCATGGCCGCGTGGCTGAGCAGTATTTCAAGGGGCAGGCCGACTGGGAGCGGATTTCGGAAATTAAATCGTATTTGAAGAAGATCCCTCTGATCGGAAACGGTGATCTCGATTCCGCCGAGAAGGTCTATCGTGCGTTTCGCGACTATAACGTCGACGGCGTCATGATCGCCCGGGCTTGTCTGGGACGTCCATGGCTGTTCGCCCAAGCTGCCGCTGCGATTCAAGGTCGCCCGATTCCGCCAGAACCGACACTTACCGAGCAGCGCGATTGCATGCTCGAACATTACAAATTGGTGGTCGAGCGTTTTGGCGAGGCGAAGGGAACGCTGCTGATGCGTAAGTTCGCTTGTTGTTATGCCCAGGCTAAACCGGGAGCCCGGCACTTTCGCAAGCACGTGGCCGATGTCGCCACGAAAGAAGAGTTCTTTGCGGTGGTCGACAAGTATTTCCCCTGTGAAGTTCCCCCAGAGCCAGTCGCCTCGTAG
- a CDS encoding alanine/glycine:cation symporter family protein: protein MIANRLSKPWRVFVGSLLVMSLVCVVVVAQDSAQPDPPPTEAAPPAAEKPAGEQAAEPAAQLAQPTTDASFPAPVDIKDVEAPTWTKRIDNMFGQVVEVLKATLFYTVIPDKQQYVQENYVLYYVRDKGSDEPFKIAENSKVRKPADMPDQVSIEEATAWVETGKAAGSGDPATPYRQGELTYVDNKGTPKTRPVEYLKYVINDSTKYVLDKDGDQPIYKPLRKVRSALSTDKGEWKTPEQIREMALAGELAINFQANGDETPYLFTENIGGVPLVVIWLSGGAILFTLYFGLVNFWGVPHAINVVRGTYDNPNEPGEVTHFQALASALSATVGLGNIAGVTIAMTDGGPGAFFWMILCGFFGMASKFVECTLGQMYREVKPDGTIQGGPMQYLVNAFEQFGLKPVGVFFSIVFAIMCVMASFGGGNMFQGNQAASQVLLMVPNEDKQELETVQADLKTAAEEKRLGDIPALQTRRTELQGKISAFETQFKVTFGIIMAVLVGLVIIGGIKRIGATAGKIVPAMCLMYVLACLWIILTHYHQIPGLIGTIFTQAFNPEAVRGGLLGVIVIGVRRAAFSNEAGVGSAAIAHSAAKTDEPVREGFVALLEPFIDTIVVCSMTALVILITGAWDSKELVHEKSLAGVELTSAAFAAEISWFPYILTLAVVLFAFSTIISWSYYGERCWERLFGARAVFVYKVLFVIGVFLGPIFSLNNVLDFSDFMILSMAFPNILGCLLLAPTVKRAVTEYWRKLKAGEFNISH from the coding sequence ATGATCGCAAATCGATTGTCTAAGCCGTGGCGCGTCTTTGTCGGTTCGCTACTGGTAATGAGCTTGGTCTGTGTTGTCGTCGTCGCTCAAGATTCGGCACAACCCGATCCACCTCCGACCGAAGCAGCCCCACCCGCCGCAGAGAAGCCGGCGGGCGAGCAAGCTGCGGAGCCAGCGGCACAACTAGCCCAGCCCACGACCGATGCAAGTTTCCCCGCGCCTGTCGATATCAAGGACGTCGAAGCGCCGACGTGGACCAAACGCATCGATAACATGTTTGGCCAAGTGGTCGAGGTTCTCAAAGCGACCCTTTTCTATACCGTCATTCCCGATAAGCAGCAGTACGTTCAAGAAAACTACGTGCTGTATTATGTGCGCGACAAGGGATCGGACGAGCCTTTCAAAATTGCCGAGAATAGCAAAGTCCGCAAACCGGCCGACATGCCTGATCAGGTTTCGATCGAAGAAGCCACGGCTTGGGTTGAAACGGGCAAAGCAGCTGGCTCCGGCGACCCCGCCACTCCTTATCGGCAAGGGGAACTCACCTACGTCGATAACAAGGGAACACCCAAAACCCGCCCGGTCGAGTACTTGAAATATGTGATCAACGACTCGACGAAGTACGTGCTGGACAAAGATGGCGACCAACCGATCTACAAGCCGCTGCGCAAGGTCCGCTCGGCCTTGAGCACCGACAAAGGGGAATGGAAAACACCAGAGCAGATTCGCGAAATGGCCCTGGCCGGTGAGTTGGCGATCAATTTCCAAGCCAACGGTGATGAAACACCTTACCTATTCACGGAAAACATCGGCGGTGTGCCGCTGGTCGTGATTTGGCTTTCTGGCGGTGCGATCTTGTTCACCCTTTACTTCGGACTGGTCAACTTCTGGGGTGTTCCTCACGCAATCAACGTCGTTCGCGGAACGTATGACAACCCCAACGAACCGGGCGAAGTCACTCACTTTCAAGCGTTGGCCTCGGCTCTCTCCGCCACGGTAGGGCTGGGGAATATCGCGGGGGTGACCATCGCAATGACCGATGGCGGCCCAGGGGCGTTCTTCTGGATGATCTTGTGTGGCTTCTTTGGCATGGCCAGCAAGTTTGTCGAGTGTACGCTAGGCCAGATGTATCGCGAAGTGAAGCCAGACGGCACGATCCAAGGGGGACCGATGCAGTACCTGGTGAACGCGTTCGAGCAGTTCGGCTTGAAGCCGGTCGGTGTCTTCTTCTCGATCGTGTTTGCAATCATGTGCGTGATGGCCAGTTTTGGTGGCGGCAACATGTTCCAAGGCAATCAGGCCGCCTCGCAGGTTCTGCTGATGGTGCCCAACGAAGACAAGCAGGAACTCGAAACCGTTCAAGCCGATCTGAAAACGGCTGCCGAAGAAAAACGCCTGGGTGACATCCCTGCCTTACAGACCCGCCGTACGGAACTACAGGGGAAGATCAGCGCGTTTGAAACGCAGTTTAAAGTTACTTTCGGCATCATCATGGCCGTGCTCGTGGGGCTGGTGATTATCGGCGGCATCAAACGGATCGGGGCGACCGCCGGCAAGATTGTGCCGGCGATGTGTCTCATGTACGTCTTGGCCTGCTTGTGGATCATTCTGACCCATTACCATCAGATCCCTGGATTGATCGGCACGATTTTTACTCAGGCCTTTAATCCAGAAGCGGTTCGCGGGGGCCTGTTAGGGGTGATCGTGATTGGCGTTCGCCGGGCTGCGTTCAGCAACGAAGCAGGGGTTGGTAGTGCGGCAATCGCCCACAGTGCCGCCAAGACCGACGAGCCAGTCCGAGAGGGCTTTGTTGCGTTGCTGGAGCCGTTCATCGATACGATCGTTGTTTGCTCGATGACTGCCCTGGTGATCTTGATCACAGGTGCCTGGGACAGCAAAGAACTGGTTCACGAAAAGAGCCTGGCGGGTGTCGAACTGACCTCGGCTGCGTTCGCCGCTGAAATCAGTTGGTTCCCTTATATCCTGACGCTGGCGGTTGTGCTGTTCGCCTTTTCTACGATTATCTCGTGGAGCTACTACGGCGAACGCTGCTGGGAACGCCTGTTCGGGGCCCGCGCCGTTTTTGTCTACAAGGTTCTCTTCGTGATCGGCGTGTTCCTGGGACCGATCTTCTCGCTCAATAATGTGCTTGATTTTTCCGACTTCATGATCCTCTCGATGGCCTTCCCTAACATCTTGGGCTGCTTACTGTTAGCTCCTACGGTGAAACGAGCGGTGACCGAATATTGGCGAAAATTGAAAGCGGGCGAGTTCAATATTTCGCATTAA
- a CDS encoding helix-turn-helix transcriptional regulator codes for MSANSTQNEARWANEVIPTDLVVLDLLRKTPSLSTADMAEAMEVTATAVRQRLSRLLAQGYIERVSAKSGRGRPTHKYRLTTKGERKAGANYADLAMALWDEIRSIEDPDVKRGLIARIAKRLVEMYSSEIRGADAEQRIHELMALFVGRQIPLEYEEGTEGKPVLNVLACPYPDIAEQDRAVCVLEKAMFAELLGQNMKLSHCRLDGESCCTYELTQLGSDTETV; via the coding sequence ATGAGCGCAAATTCCACTCAAAACGAAGCACGCTGGGCAAACGAGGTGATTCCTACGGATCTCGTGGTGCTCGATTTGCTGCGTAAGACCCCCTCGTTAAGCACCGCAGACATGGCCGAAGCCATGGAGGTGACAGCAACGGCGGTTCGTCAGCGCCTAAGTCGTTTGCTTGCTCAAGGTTATATCGAAAGAGTTTCCGCCAAATCTGGCCGTGGTCGCCCGACGCACAAGTATCGGTTGACGACCAAAGGGGAACGAAAAGCCGGGGCAAACTATGCTGATTTGGCAATGGCCCTTTGGGACGAGATTCGTTCCATTGAAGATCCCGACGTGAAGCGGGGACTTATCGCCAGAATTGCCAAACGGCTTGTCGAGATGTATTCCAGCGAGATTCGCGGGGCAGATGCCGAACAACGCATTCATGAGCTGATGGCTCTTTTCGTTGGTCGGCAAATTCCGCTGGAATATGAAGAAGGTACCGAGGGAAAACCAGTCTTAAATGTGCTGGCTTGTCCTTATCCTGATATTGCCGAACAAGATCGGGCCGTGTGCGTCCTCGAGAAGGCCATGTTCGCCGAGCTTTTAGGCCAGAACATGAAGCTAAGCCACTGCCGACTCGATGGCGAAAGTTGTTGCACCTACGAGCTGACCCAACTTGGCTCTGATACGGAAACGGTGTGA
- a CDS encoding NADH-quinone oxidoreductase subunit B, translating to MTKPQEMTKPWIEGRFEENVITTTIEQAINWGQQASIWPMTFGLACCAIEMMAVGASRFDIDRFGAGAFRASPRQADLMIVAGTVTYKMASRVRRLYNMMPDPKYVIAMGACTVGGGPYFKYGYHVVKGVDLVVPVDVYVPGCPPRPEALLEGLMRIQDKIRGHRLNRRDGVRLEDELPVPHHSGFVETTGAEHPLTGHQKLTGK from the coding sequence ATGACCAAGCCGCAAGAAATGACCAAACCGTGGATTGAAGGTCGTTTCGAAGAAAACGTCATTACGACCACCATCGAACAAGCGATCAACTGGGGACAGCAAGCCAGTATCTGGCCCATGACGTTCGGGCTCGCATGTTGCGCGATCGAAATGATGGCCGTCGGAGCGAGCCGCTTTGATATCGACCGTTTCGGGGCTGGGGCCTTTCGGGCTTCGCCTCGCCAAGCGGACTTGATGATTGTGGCAGGTACGGTCACTTACAAAATGGCCAGTCGCGTCCGCCGGCTATACAACATGATGCCTGACCCCAAGTATGTGATTGCCATGGGGGCTTGCACCGTGGGTGGTGGTCCTTATTTCAAGTATGGATATCACGTCGTCAAAGGGGTCGACTTAGTCGTGCCGGTCGACGTGTATGTCCCCGGCTGCCCTCCCCGTCCTGAGGCTTTGCTTGAAGGGCTGATGCGAATTCAAGACAAGATTCGTGGGCACCGCCTCAATCGCCGTGATGGTGTGCGTCTGGAAGATGAGTTACCGGTGCCGCACCATTCCGGTTTTGTAGAAACAACCGGAGCGGAACACCCGCTCACCGGTCATCAAAAGCTAACCGGTAAATAA